In the genome of Candidatus Atribacteria bacterium, one region contains:
- a CDS encoding FAD/NAD(P)-binding oxidoreductase: MKADVVIIGGGVIGTAIARELSRFKLNIILIEKEDDIAMGTSKSNSGIIHAGYNDDFNTLKGELNRKSNPKFDKLCADLKIPFKRIGSLVIGFSEEDFKILKELKDKGEKNSLKNLEIASGDRLFELEPNLNHQAKFALYAPSAGIISPYQLTIALADIAVINGVKVWLETEAKGIRTEGQQVCGVITNRGTIETRVVINAAGLYADEIAHTVGDSLKVRPLKGEYQLFDKQWGNLVNHILFPIPTRLSKGILLTPTVHGNLLIGPNSYRIKEKDDLSTTTIGIEEVLEGAKKLIPHLVEQNPVTSFAGLRADIEGRNDFIIEASKKIKGFINVVGIESPGLSSAPAIADRVCNILKELVKEISPQLELNCKGGFIETLSEQPRFADYLDKPDKWQKMIEKDANYGEIVCRCEKVSKGEILKAIHQPVPARSLDAVKRRVRAGMGRCQGGFCGPRVLKILAEELNISSLKINKKGSGSEILKARSKENIKETEVKLLNEVGV, from the coding sequence ATGAAAGCAGATGTAGTTATTATAGGCGGCGGAGTCATTGGCACAGCTATTGCCCGAGAACTATCCAGATTTAAGCTTAATATAATTCTAATAGAAAAAGAAGACGATATAGCCATGGGAACCAGCAAGAGCAATTCTGGTATTATTCACGCCGGATATAATGATGATTTTAATACTCTAAAAGGTGAACTTAATAGAAAATCAAATCCAAAATTTGATAAACTGTGCGCAGATCTAAAAATTCCTTTTAAAAGAATCGGGTCATTGGTAATTGGTTTTTCGGAAGAAGATTTTAAGATATTGAAAGAGTTAAAAGACAAAGGAGAAAAGAATAGTCTTAAAAATTTAGAAATCGCCAGCGGTGATAGACTATTTGAGTTGGAGCCTAATTTAAATCACCAAGCTAAATTTGCCCTTTATGCCCCTTCCGCCGGGATTATTTCCCCTTATCAACTTACTATAGCTCTTGCTGATATTGCGGTGATAAACGGAGTTAAAGTATGGTTAGAGACAGAAGCGAAGGGAATTAGGACTGAAGGACAGCAAGTTTGCGGAGTAATTACTAACCGGGGCACGATCGAAACAAGGGTGGTAATAAATGCTGCTGGATTATACGCTGACGAGATTGCCCATACTGTCGGTGATAGTCTTAAGGTAAGGCCTTTAAAAGGTGAATACCAGTTATTTGATAAACAATGGGGAAATCTGGTGAATCATATTCTTTTTCCCATTCCTACCCGACTGTCTAAAGGAATTTTGTTGACTCCCACGGTTCATGGCAATCTTTTAATAGGACCTAATTCTTATCGGATAAAAGAAAAAGATGACCTGTCTACTACCACAATCGGAATAGAGGAAGTATTGGAAGGAGCGAAAAAATTAATTCCTCATCTTGTCGAGCAAAACCCGGTGACCTCTTTTGCCGGCTTAAGAGCTGATATCGAAGGGAGAAATGACTTTATTATTGAGGCCTCAAAAAAAATAAAAGGTTTTATCAATGTAGTGGGGATCGAATCACCCGGTTTAAGTTCTGCTCCCGCCATTGCCGATAGGGTATGCAATATTTTAAAAGAATTAGTTAAAGAAATTTCTCCTCAATTGGAATTAAATTGCAAGGGTGGTTTTATAGAAACCCTGTCCGAGCAACCAAGATTTGCAGATTATTTAGATAAACCAGATAAATGGCAGAAGATGATAGAAAAAGATGCAAATTACGGAGAGATTGTCTGCCGATGTGAAAAGGTAAGCAAAGGAGAAATACTCAAGGCTATCCATCAACCGGTACCAGCCAGAAGCTTGGACGCCGTCAAAAGAAGGGTCAGAGCGGGAATGGGCCGATGCCAGGGCGGTTTTTGTGGTCCCAGAGTTTTAAAAATATTAGCAGAAGAATTAAATATCTCTTCCCTAAAAATAAACAAAAAAGGATCGGGGTCAGAAATTTTAAAGGCCAGATCCAAAGAAAATATTAAAGAAACAGAGGTTAAGCTTTTAAATGAAGTTGGAGTATGA